A single genomic interval of Armigeres subalbatus isolate Guangzhou_Male chromosome 1, GZ_Asu_2, whole genome shotgun sequence harbors:
- the LOC134207326 gene encoding uncharacterized protein LOC134207326, with protein sequence MSEAKTAKSPMDVGYLKQKSDEKLFDDGTKYRSLVGGLLYLAVNTRPDIAACTAILGRKVSAPCESDWTAARRVLRYLKGTKDYRLQLGRNLDEPLAGYADADWAGDMDSRRSTTGFVLSFGGGVVSWTSRRQASVTLSSMEAEYVALSETCQETLWMRKLLGDFGEAPGAPTTLKEDNQSCLAFVRSERSNRRSKHIDTRERFIQELCDRKEVALEYCSTDEMLADLLTKPLGPLKHQKFCNMLGFQMKK encoded by the coding sequence ATGAGTGAGGCGAAGACAGCAAAATCGCCTATGGACGTCGGTTATCTGAAGCAGAAGAGTGATGAAAAGTTGTTTGATGATGGGACCAAATACCGCAGCCTAGTTGGAGGACTGTTATACCTAGCAGTCAACACGAGACCGGACATAGCAGCTTGTACGGCAATTTTGGGACGGAAAGTGAGTGCACCATGTGAATCGGATTGGACAGCTGCAAGAAGAGTGTTAAGATACCTCAAAGGGACGAAGGATTATCGGTTGCAATTGGGAAGAAATCTTGATGAACCGTTGGCCGGCTATGCAGACGCCGACTGGGCAGGAGACATGGACAGCAGACGTTCGACTACTGGTTTTGTTCTTTCGTTCGGCGGAGGAGTTGTTTCGTGGACTAGCCGCCGACAAGCTAGTGTCACTCTGTCGAGTATGGAGGCTGAGTATGTGGCGTTAAGCGAGACATGTCAAGAGACTTTGTGGATGAGGAAGTTGCTCGGTGACTTCGGTGAAGCTCCGGGTGCACCGACAACGCTGAAGGAGGACAACCAAAGCTGTTTGGCCTTCGTAAGGTCGGAAAGATCGAACCGTCGCTCGAAGCACATCGATACAAGGGAGCGGTTCATTCAAGAGCTCTGTGATCGGAAGGAAGTTGCCTTGGAGTACTGCTCTACTGATGAGATGCTTGCGGATCTCCTTACGAAGCCCCTAGGACCGTTGAAGCATCAAAAGTTCTGTAACATGCTGGGATTCCAGATGAAGAAGTGA
- the LOC134207559 gene encoding uncharacterized protein LOC134207559 has protein sequence MEKYAVPNKLPSEEISILAQRKARIKRDAGQWVRKPLPENRKKKFCKPELFIADFRKAERDTMRIKRNFLKTGVQLQNNAIEHGRLILIFRHRGKYIANKEVMHILAKLGLPYKRRAVLLKLTEGVHAMLKMVEPWIIWGYPNIGTVRELVYKYGLFKPEHGEKGPKKIPIASNKQVEEKFGHLGIICVEDLLHELLTVGPNFDKVTKILHTFELRSPVDGWKTARRGKLRSLGGEAGFRGNEINEFFKRLL, from the coding sequence ATGGAAAAGTATGCCGTGCCGAACAAACTTCCGTCCGAGGAGATCAGCATTCTTGCACAGCGCAAAGCTCGCATAAAGCGCGATGCCGGTCAGTGGGTCCGGAAGCCACTGCCGGAGAACCGTAAGAAAAAGTTTTGCAAGCCGGAATTGTTTATTGCGGATTTCCGTAAAGCCGAACGTGACACGATGCGCATTAAGCGTAATTTCCTGAAAACCGGTGTACAGTTGCAGAACAATGCGATCGAACATGGTCGATTGATTCTGATATTCCGACATCGCGGTAAGTACATCGCCAACAAGGAGGTGATGCATATTCTGGCCAAGTTGGGGTTGCCGTACAAACGAAGAGCCGTTCTGCTTAAGCTGACGGAAGGAGTACACGCGATGCTCAAGATGGTCGAGCCATGGATTATTTGGGGATATCCGAATATTGGTACAGTTCGGGAGTTGGTCTATAAGTACGGTCTGTTCAAGCCGGAACATGGTGAGAAGGGACCGAAGAAGATTCCGATCGCTTCCAACAAGCAGGTAGAGGAGAAATTTGGCCATTTGGGTATCATTTGTGTGGAGGACTTGCTGCACGAGCTACTGACGGTGGGGCCGAATTTCGATAAAGTGACGAAGATTTTGCACACATTCGAGCTGCGATCGCCAGTGGACGGCTGGAAGACGGCTCGAAGAGGTAAACTGCGCTCGTTGGGAGGAGAGGCAGGTTTCCGAGGTAACGAAATTAATGAGTTCTTCAAGAGGTTACTGTGA
- the LOC134213982 gene encoding protein LST8 homolog: MTLKQNSVQNTLSFDPFNEPLLATGGYDHTIKLWQPYSGLCQRTLQHADSQVNALDIIPNGSILAAGGYQHIRLYDMNFSYPVVNFERVTKNVTRVGFQEDGKWMFTGGEDCRVRIWDMSSQNPTCKRMFDCLTPVNAVCLHPNQVELAIGSQGGSVYLWDVKSDVHEQLIPEVEASIQDIAISPNGQYMAAVNNKGICYIWSLSNTANSETQLTQTDPKLRIEAHKKYALRCKFSPDSSLLVTCSGDGTARIYRTDTFQLHAELKIEKYWMWDAVFSNDSKYLFTASSDGHARLWKIETKTIEREYHGHLKAITALAFRDGSAKT, translated from the exons ATGACTCTC aaacaaaattccgttcagaaCACCTTATCGTTCGACCCATTCAATGAACCCCTGCTGGCCACCGGGGGCTATGACCACACTATTAAGCTGTGGCAACCGTACTCCGGACTGTGCCAGCGAACCTTACAGCACGCGGATTCG CAAGTGAATGCTCTGGACATCATTCCCAATGGAAGTATCCTCGCCGCAGGCGGCTATCAGCATATCCGGCTCTACGACATGAACTTCAGTTATCCGGTGGTAAACTTTGAAAGGGTCACAAAGAATGTTACCCGCGTTGGATTTCAAGAAGACGGCAAGTGGATGTTCACCGGTGGGGAAGATTGCCGTGTTCGGATCTGGGACATGAGTTCCCAGAATCCTACCTGTAAGCGAATGTTTGACTGTTTGACACCGGTAAACGCAGTGTGTTTACACCCAAACCAAGTCGAACTAGCAATTGGAAGTCAGGGCGGAAGCGTGTACCTGTGGGACGTGAAATCAGACGTGCACGAGCAGTTAATTCCGGAGGTAGAAGCTTCGATCCAAGACATAGCCATCAGTCCTAATGGACAGTACATGGCGGCGGTGAACAATAAAGGTATTTGCTACATTTGGAGTTTATCTAATACTGCAAATAGCGAGACGCAGCTAACTCAAACGGATCCAAAACTGCGGATAGAGGCCCACAAGAAGTATGCACTACGATGTAAGTTTAGTCCTGATTCAAGCTTATTGGTAACGTGTTCCGGCGATGGAACGGCACGGATTTATCGAACGGATACGTTCCAATTACATGCAGAACTAAAAATCGAAAAGTACTGGATGTGGGATGCGGTGTTTAGTAATGAttcgaaatatttattcactg CTTCATCTGACGGCCATGCACGTTTATGGAAGATAGAAACCAAAACTATCGAAAGAGAATACCATGGGCACTTGAAAGCAATTACGGCATTAGCTTTCAGAGACGGTTCGGCAAAAACGTAG